Proteins encoded together in one Prunus dulcis chromosome 3, ALMONDv2, whole genome shotgun sequence window:
- the LOC117621029 gene encoding shikimate O-hydroxycinnamoyltransferase-like yields the protein MAVVNVSVRESTLVKPAEETPRQVLWMTNLDLVILGNHTPSVYFYRQNQNSVHGHHNNFFDPQVLKQALSKALVPFYPLAGRLGMEGNGRGEIDCNAEGALFVVAETGSTIDDFGDLAPTLEFRKLIPAVDYSTGISTYPLLVLQVTYFKCGGVSLGVGLEHRVADGLSGLHFVNTWSDIARGLDLTIPPFIDRTLLRARDPPQPAFDHIEYLPDPPIKTGTKAVGDESATVSIFRLTREQLNILKAKSKEDGNTINYTTYEMLAGHIWKCASVARELPDDQETKLHIAVDGRSRLQPPLPPGFFGNVVFAGAPIAAAGDLKSKPTWYAASCIHDTVVRMDNDYLRSALDYLELQPDLSPLVRGAHTFRCPRLGITSWSRLPIYDADFGWGRPIFMGPGGMGYEGLAFVLPSATNDGSLSVAISLQSQHMKSFSKLLYEI from the exons ATGGCGGTGGTCAACGTGAGCGTGAGGGAGTCAACGTTGGTGAAGCCGGCGGAGGAGACGCCGAGGCAGGTGCTGTGGATGACCAACTTGGACCTGGTGATTTTGGGCAACCACACGCCAAGCGTCTACTTCTACAGGCAGAACCAAAACAGTGTGCACGGTCATCATAACAACTTCTTCGACCCGCAGGTGCTCAAGCAGGCGCTAAGCAAGGCCCTCGTGCCCTTCTACCCGTTGGCGGGGCGCCTTGGGATGGAAGGCAACGGCCGCGGCGAGATCGACTGCAATGCGGAGGGTGCGCTGTTTGTCGTGGCTGAGACGGGCTCTACCATCGACGATTTCGGCGACTTAGCGCCGACTCTCGAGTTCCGGAAGCTCATCCCAGCCGTTGATTATTCGACAGGGATATCAACTTATCCCCTCTTGGTGTTGCAG GTCACATACTTCAAATGTGGTGGAGTGTCACTTGGTGTTGGCCTGGAACATCGTGTAGCAGATGGCCTTTCTGGTCTCCACTTTGTAAATACATGGTCTGATATTGCTCGAGGTCTTGACCTTACAATTCCACCATTCATTGACAGGACATTACTTCGTGCCCGAGACCCACCACAGCCTGCATTCGATCACATTGAATACCTACCTGATCCACCCATTAAAACTGGTACAAAAGCTGTAGGTGATGAGAGCGCAACGGTATCCATTTTTAGATTGACAAGGGAGCAGCTCAACATCTTGAAAGCCAAGTCTAAGGAAGATGGGAACACAATCAACTATACCACATATGAGATGTTGGCAGGTCATATTTGGAAATGCGCATCCGTGGCACGTGAACTTCCTGATGATCAAGAGACCAAACTACATATTGCAGTTGATGGAAGGTCCAGACTGCAACCCCCACTCCCACCTGGTTTCTTTGGCAATGTGGTTTTTGCAGGCGCACCAATTGCTGCAGCAGGGGAtctcaaatcaaaaccaacatgGTATGCTGCAAGCTGTATTCATGATACTGTTGTGCGTATGGACAACGATTATCTTAGATCAGCGCTGGACTATCTTGAACTTCAGCCTGACCTGTCACCCCTTGTTCGCGGAGCTCATACTTTTAGGTGCCCGAGACTTGGAATAACTAGTTGGTCTAGGCTGCCGATCTATGATGCTGATTTCGGTTGGGGTCGACCTATTTTCATGGGGCCTGGTGGAATGGGATATGAGGGGTTGGCTTTTGTGTTACCAAGTGCAACAAATGATGGAAGTTTATCGGTGGCCATTTCTCTGCAATCTCAACATATGAAATCATTCTCCAAGTTGTTGTATGAGATATAA